In Bacillus sp. S3, the sequence TTTCTTGGATCGGTATTGCCCTCTCGCAATTGATGTTCCGTCGTAAATACCTAAAGGCCGGCGGGAAATTAGAGGACTTACAGTACAAAGTTCCTTTTTATCCATTAATCCCGCTCATTTGTATCATTTTCTGTGTCTCAATCCTAATATTCCTGGCATTCGACCCAACCCAATTAGTTGGCCTCCTAGTCGGCATAGGATTCCTACTCACCTGCTACCTATTCTATTACATTAAAAACAAAAAAAGCGGGCAGACCAGCCCAGAAATAGAAACGGAAACGAACTCGGGAACGAACTCGGAAACGAAAACACTATAGAGAGTTACTAAAGGGTGTCAGGCACCATTCGTGGACAGTGTCCACCCTAGATGGACACTGCTCGAACTGATGGGTGCTGTCCCTATTTTCTTATTATCATTTTGTTGAAGGAGTTATGGTGTGAATGGAACAGCTTATGTGGGGAACGCCAGAGGCATTGCGCCGTTTATTGTGTGAAGTGGTGAGTTGGAAGAGTATGACGTTAACAGAGGGAGAGCGTGAATTTCCCTTAAAGGTTCGAGCGAAGCTTCAGGAATTGGCTTATTATAAGGAAAACCCTAATTTTTTGTCTCTTCATGACGTTGATTTGGATCGGCATTTTTTAACGGCTTTGTATAAGCATCCTGATGCATTGGAAACGATTGTTTTGATTAGTCATTTTGATACGGTGAATACTGAAGAATATGGTGACATTGAGGAGTTTGCTTATCAGCCGGAGGAATTAACCAAATTACTTCTAAGCAGAATGGATGAGTTGCCGGAGAATGCCCAACAAGATTTGAAATCGGGTGAGTATTTATTCGGACGCGGTACCATGGATATGAAAATGGGGCTTGTCATGCATATGGGGTTGATCGAAAAAGCAGCTGCTGAACAATGGCCGATTAATCTTCTCCTTTTGACTGTTCCGGATGAAGAAGTCAATTCCGCCGGTATGCGTGCAGCAGTGACTAAACTATTAGAATTAAAAGAAGTGCATCAACTTTCCTATAGCCTTTTCTTAAATGGGGAGCCAGTATTTTCACAAGAACCAGGTGATCGAAATTATTATGTGTATTCCGGTTCAATAGGTAAAATCATGCCATCGGCTCTTTTTTACGGGAAAGAGACACATGTGGGGGAACCTCTAAGTGGAATTACCGCTCCATATATTGCATCATTTTTGACCCAACGGATGGAATGGAATCAGAGTCTACAAGAGACGGTGAAGGGAGAAACAACACCACTGCCGGTTACCCTTCAGCAAAAGGATTTAAAGCTGGAGTATTCGGTTCAAACCCCTTACCGGGCAGCCGCCTTGTATAATGTGTTTTTAATGGAACGAAATGCTGACGAAATCATGCGGATTTTTGAAACTGTTGCGGCAGATGCAGCTAGAGCCTGTAATCTTGCGTATAGGGAGGTTTGTAAAGCACAAGCCGTAGATGCGCTCCGAGAAGTCAGGGTCATACGTTATGAGGAGTTGCAAGAACATGCGATTCATAAATATGGTCCCGATTTTGTGGAGGGTGTCAAAGCGGCGGTAAATAAACATACAGAGTGGGACGACCGGGAAAAGTCATTCCGAATCGCCGATACTCTGATGATTGAGTGTCAAGAACTGGCCCCGGCTATGGTCCTGCTATTTGCGCCGCCATACTACCCTGCGGTTAATTCTTCTGCAAATGCACTGGTTAAGCAGTGTGTTGAATACGTGAAAAAGCAGGGTCTTCAACAATTTGGTTTAGATGTGGGGCAAGTACATTATTTCAATGGTATCAGCGATTTAAGCTATGTAAATTATCAGGACCTGGAGGATGGATGGACGGCCTTCAAAGCAAATACACCAGTATGGGGCCGAAGCTACAGTATCCCATTTGCCGCAATGGCTGAGTTGCAGGCCCCTGTCTTGAATGTTGGTCCATTTGGAAAAGACGCTCACAAACGGACAGAGCGTCTGCATATAAAAAATGCATTTGAGGAAGTCCCTGCTCTTGTCGAAGGGATGATCAGAGAGGTCATTTCCGGTAATCTTTCCACTATTTCCACTTGTTCAGAGTGACAAATGGTGTCAGGCACCATAAATGGACATTTGTCCACTAGCGGTGACTGACACCATTTTTTAGGTATTGGAATAGACATTTCATTGATTGGTATTTATTGATTACTAAACAATTGATTGACTAGGATAAAATGGGCGAAGAAAAGT encodes:
- a CDS encoding M20/M25/M40 family metallo-hydrolase, with the translated sequence MEQLMWGTPEALRRLLCEVVSWKSMTLTEGEREFPLKVRAKLQELAYYKENPNFLSLHDVDLDRHFLTALYKHPDALETIVLISHFDTVNTEEYGDIEEFAYQPEELTKLLLSRMDELPENAQQDLKSGEYLFGRGTMDMKMGLVMHMGLIEKAAAEQWPINLLLLTVPDEEVNSAGMRAAVTKLLELKEVHQLSYSLFLNGEPVFSQEPGDRNYYVYSGSIGKIMPSALFYGKETHVGEPLSGITAPYIASFLTQRMEWNQSLQETVKGETTPLPVTLQQKDLKLEYSVQTPYRAAALYNVFLMERNADEIMRIFETVAADAARACNLAYREVCKAQAVDALREVRVIRYEELQEHAIHKYGPDFVEGVKAAVNKHTEWDDREKSFRIADTLMIECQELAPAMVLLFAPPYYPAVNSSANALVKQCVEYVKKQGLQQFGLDVGQVHYFNGISDLSYVNYQDLEDGWTAFKANTPVWGRSYSIPFAAMAELQAPVLNVGPFGKDAHKRTERLHIKNAFEEVPALVEGMIREVISGNLSTISTCSE